A window of the Anoplopoma fimbria isolate UVic2021 breed Golden Eagle Sablefish chromosome 17, Afim_UVic_2022, whole genome shotgun sequence genome harbors these coding sequences:
- the il17rd gene encoding interleukin-17 receptor D, with product MAAPRSFLITLSGFFLVLYASCGSTTAGNKKSNQERCAYQVQSVADGSQKLPVTFRADNCSLNYPLGKHVIHEVTNVSFSHLACEDQAAVVVHWAASPLGIEHIKGFRVYLEDKNPEGKQCQHLLLKDPRQLNCSYKNTKLSSQPFSGLTFDTDYMVRVVPFPTLMNESFFPPSFLRTNSCEVLLGSDNLVCKPFWKPKTLNVSQLGSNLHVAFDQAPASFGFHFYFLYYKLRQDGPFRQQRCKPDLNQHKTTCILQDVTPGTYTIELRDDGNTTRRQTQYHVSQVHSPWAGPIRAMAITVPLVIMSAFATLFTVMCRKKQQENIYSQLDEESSESSNHSAALHAERPWPRPKVFICYSNRDCPKHTAVIQSFAYFLQDFCSCEVVLDLWEHLEMCREGQMSWLSRQLDEANFIITVCSKGLRYYIEKKSRRGKTPVSRRSNSSSSTSSSPIGGSGGDLFIVGAAMIAEKLRLAKQSEGGGAQELNRYMTIYFDYSTENDIPTMLSLAPRFKLMDQLPQLFSRLHSSQSSLGDRESQPHNVSRRNYFRSRSGRSLYVSICNMHQHISQNPDWFEKLLSPPPGGSSASSSKQTPVPSEPGPSPPANPPSSSSSSQPEKRFDSGLVLNEVVVNTPSLEGEERAPRRNMLLLAPGSSPNLDLGHSPSPSPDSCPSPGLPHCSLSMLGSTSRSTSGISGLLPEESSSSTSTSTSSSAPSILQDTLCPLLLQAEDGHRSLPEVPPPRDSGIYDSSVPSSELSIPLMDGLSHDQADSSSLADSESSSSGLGDEEPPAVTSLLCSAATVCKAELHHHHHHHHLEHSDGLAPVASL from the exons GTTCAGTCCGTTGCAGATGGAAGTCAGAAGTTGCCCGTCACCTTCAGAGCTGACA ATTGTTCGTTGAACTACCCGTTGGGCAAACATGTGATTCATGAGGTCACCAACGTCTCCTTCAGCCATCTGGCCTGTGAGGATCAGGCCGCCGTGGTCGTCCACTGGGCCGCCAGTCCACTAG GAATCGAACACATTAAAGGATTCAGAGTTTATCTGGAGGACAAGAACCCAGAAGGGAAACAGTGTCAACATCTCCTCCTCAAAGACCCTCGACAGCTCAACTGCTCCTACAAGAACACG AAGCTGAGCAGCCAGCCGTTCAGCGGTTTGACCTTTGACACGGACTACATGGTTCGCGTCGTTCCTTTCCCGACTCTGATGAACGAGAGCTTCTTCCCGCCGTCCTTCCTCAGGACCAACT CGTGTGAAGTCCTCTTGGGATCAGACAACCTGGTTTGCAAACCAT TCTGGAAGCCAAAGACCCTGAACGTGTCCCAGCTGGGGTCGAACCTCCACGTGGCGTTCGACCAGGCGCCGGCCTCCTTCGGCTTCCACTTCTACTTCCTGTACTACAAACTGCGGCAGGACGGACCCTTCAGACAGCAGCGCTGCAAACCA GATCTGaaccaacacaaaacaacatgcaTCCTCCAGGACGTCACTCCGGGGACCTACACTATCGAG CTCAGAGACGACGGTAACACGACCAGGAGGCAAACTCAGTACCACGTCAGCCagg TCCACTCCCCCTGGGCGGGGCCTATCCGTGCCATGGCCATCACGGTGCCTCTGGTCATCATGTCGGCCTTCGCCACTCTCTTCACTGTCATGTGTCGCAAGAAACAGCAAG AAAACATCTACAGCCAGCTGGACGAGGAGAGCAGCGAGTCGTCCAATCACAGCGCGGCGTTGCACGCTGAGCGTCCGTGGCCCCGCCCCAAAGTCTTTATCTGCTACTCCAACCGAGACtgtcccaaacacaccgccgtCATCCAGAGCTTCGCCTACTTCCTGCAGGACTTCTGCAGCTGTGAG GTGGTTCTGGACCTGTGGGAACATCTGGAGATGTGCAGAGAGGGACAGATGTCGTGGCTCAGCAGACAGCTGGACGAAGCCAACTTCATCATCACCGTCTGCTCCAAAGGACTACG CTACTACATCGAGAAGAAGAGCCGCAGAGGGAAGACGCCAGTCAGTCGCCGtagtaacagcagcagcagcaccagcagctcTCCGATTGGTGGATCAGGCGGCGACCTGTTCATCGTGGGCGCGGCCATGATCGCTGAGAAGCTGCGACTGGCGAAGCAGAGCGAGGGGGGCGGAGCTCAGGAGCTGAACCGCTATATGACCATTTACTTTGACTACTCCACCGAGAATGACATCCCAACCATGTTGAGTCTGGCTCCAAG GTTTAAGTTGATGGACCAGCTGCCTCAGCTCTTCAGTCGGCTCCACTCCAGTCAGTCCAGTTTGGGTGATCGAGAGTCGCAGCCTCACAACGTCTCCAGGAGGAACTACTTCAGGAGCAGATCGGGTCGCTCGCTCTACGTCTCCATCTGCAACATGCACCAGCACATCAGCCAGAACCCAGACTGGTTCGAGAAGctgctttctcctcctccaggaggtTCATCTGCCTCCTCCTCGAAGCAAACTCCAGTCCCATCTGAACCGGGTCCAAGCCCTCCTGCAaatcctccttcctcctcctcttcgtctcAACCGGAGAAGAGGTTCGACTCCGGCTTGGTGCTGAATGAGGTGGTGGTGAATACTCCGTCCCTGGAGGGCGAGGAGCGAGCGCCAAGGAGGAACATGCTCCTGCTGGCCCCCGGCTCCAGTCCCAACCTGGACCTGGGCCACAGTCCTAGTCCCAGTCCGGATTCCTGTCCCAGTCCAGGTCTGCCACACTGCTCCCTGTCCATGCTGGGATCCACTTCAAG GTCCACATCTGGAATATCTGGACTGTTACCTGAAgaatcttcctcctccacctccacctccacctcctcctccgctccctccatcctccaggATACGTTgtgccctctcctcctccaggcaGAAGACGGCCATCGTTCCCTTCCAGAGGTCCCGCCACCTCGAGATTCTGGCATCTATGACTCGTCCGTCCCTTCGTCCGAGCTCTCCATTCCCCTGATGGATGGACTGTCACATGACCAAGCTGACTCCTCCTCCCTTGCAGACAGCGAATCATCTTCTTCGGGGCTGG GTGACGAGGAGCCGCCTGCCGTCACGTCGCTCCTCTGCAGCGCCGCCACCGTCTGTAAAGCAGAgctgcaccaccaccaccaccaccaccacctggaGCACAGCGATGGACTCGCACCCGTGGCGTCGTTGTAG